From the genome of Setaria viridis chromosome 1, Setaria_viridis_v4.0, whole genome shotgun sequence:
ACCACTACTCCTGGAAAATTACGCACTAATCTCTTGTGCAATCCAGCATAAAATGCTTAAACAATTCCCAGAATATACTAGATGTAGGGTGGATGAAGACACATGCCAATTCGAAGTAGCAGTACTAACAAGAGACTTGCTCTTTGTCTCTGGTATCTTTTTGCTAGAAGCTTTTCTTGATGCATGATAGCATGGGGATGCATGGCAGCTTTTTTGCATCTTTTATTATAAGTATTTATTGTTTATTAGGCAATGTGTGTTATTAATGTGCTCTGTTTTGGTTATCACAGGCTTTTTCATTAGATTTTAATTTGAAGGCGCACATGAAAACTCATTCTGCGGATAACTATCATGTGTGCCAGTACCCAGAGTGTGGCAGAAGATTTACACAAGAATCGAAACTAAGAGCTCATATCAGGTCACAACATGAAAAAGTAAGATCTCTTACTATATGTGAATTTCTACTTGTGAAAGAAATATATTCTAATGAGATCACTATAGGTTGTTGGCCTACAGAATCCAGGTGTGTCAACCGTGAACCACAATGCCCTAGGAGATTATCATCAGCCCCCTAAGCCAGTAAAGGCTTCTGCAACTCCTCCAGCTCCCTCAGCCGAGCGCCCTTATGTCTGCCCTTATGATGGCTGCGACAAGGCATACATTCATGAGTACAAGCTGAACCTCCATTTGAAAAAAGAGCACCCCAACCACTACCAGGACAATGGTCCTCAAAGCGCTGCCCCTTCTTCAAAGCGCTCCATCTCGAAGAGTTCCCACAGAAGCAAGCCGGACATCACCGCTAGGATTCCACCGCCCAAGATTCCAAAGCGCAAAGGAGGGTACGCAGCACCATTGCCTGCGGTGACTGCCCCCGAGGAGCACCAGTGGTCAAGGAAAGCGACGTACGAGGATGACAGCGAGGAGACCGAGGAAGAGGGGGACAACAATGTTGGGGATGCATGGAGATACAGCAAACCTGCTAGCAGCGACGACGAGGAAACTGAAGACGAAGAATGAGCT
Proteins encoded in this window:
- the LOC117858878 gene encoding zinc finger transcription factor YY1, which translates into the protein MQAAARRRFRWVKEWVPQDLVVAGGPCALFKWVREDRLAALKAKDKEQGAESATPEPNTEVLFLCSYEGCGKTFFDAGALRKHAHVHGERQYICHYDNCGKKFLDSSKLKRHFLIHTGEKNFVCPHEGCGKAFSLDFNLKAHMKTHSADNYHVCQYPECGRRFTQESKLRAHIRSQHEKVVGLQNPGVSTVNHNALGDYHQPPKPVKASATPPAPSAERPYVCPYDGCDKAYIHEYKLNLHLKKEHPNHYQDNGPQSAAPSSKRSISKSSHRSKPDITARIPPPKIPKRKGGYAAPLPAVTAPEEHQWSRKATYEDDSEETEEEGDNNVGDAWRYSKPASSDDEETEDEE